A single Lactuca sativa cultivar Salinas chromosome 8, Lsat_Salinas_v11, whole genome shotgun sequence DNA region contains:
- the LOC111911266 gene encoding fructose-bisphosphate aldolase 3, chloroplastic — translation MACASFTKLNASSSQWIGQQSFNQRPASSSRLPVRRVSVVRAGSYSEELVKTAKTIASPGRGILAIDESNATCGKRLDSIGLDNTEVNRQAYRQLLLTTPGLGQYISGAILFEETLYQSTTDGKKMVDCLREQNIIPGIKVDKGLVPLPGSNNESWCQGLDGLASRSAEYYSQGARFAKWRTVVSIPCGPSALAVKEAAWGLARYAAISQDNGLVPIVEPEILLDGDHPIERTLEVAEQVWAEVFYYLAENNVMFEGILLKPSMVTPGADHKEKASPETIAKYTLTMLNRRVPPAVPGIMFLSGGQSEMEATLNLHAMNQSPNPWHVSFSYARALQNSVLKAWKGQPENIEAGQKALLARAKANSLAQLGKYSAEGESDDAKKGMFVKGYTY, via the exons ATGGCGTGTGCTAGTTTCACCAAGTTAAATGCATCTTCTTCACAGTGGATCGGTCAGCAATCCTTCAATCAACGTCCCGCATCTTCTTCACGATTGCCCGTCCGTCGTGTTTCAGTCGTTCGTGCTGGATCGTACTCCGAGGAACTTGTCAAGACCGCC AAAACAATCGCATCACCTGGGCGTGGTATCCTTGCCATTGATGAATCAAATGCAACTTGTGGGAAGAGATTGGATTCCATTGGATTAGACAACACCGAAGTCAACAGACAAGCTTACAGACAGCTATTACTTACAACTCCTGGATTAGGTCAATACATCTCTGGTGCAATCCTATTTGAGGAAACTCTATATCAGTCAACAACAGATGGCAAGAAGATGGTTGACTGCTTACGTGAACAAAACATCATACCTGGCATCAAAGTTGATAAG GGTTTAGTACCCTTACCAGGATCCAACAATGAATCTTGGTGTCAAGGGTTAGATGGATTGGCATCTAGATCTGCTGAGTATTACAGTCAAGGAGCTCGCTTTGCTAAATG GAGAACTGTTGTCAGCATTCCTTGTGGCCCTTCTGCTTTGGCTGTGAAAGAAGCTGCTTGGGGACTTGCACGTTATGCTGCTATTTCTCAG GATAATGGTTTGGTGCCTATAGTGGAGCCGGAAATTCTTCTTGATGGGGACCACCCAATTGAAAGGACACTTGAAGTTGCTGAACAAGTTTGGGCTGAAGTGTTTTATTATTTAGCAGAAAACAATGTTATGTTTGAAGGAATCTTGCTTAAACCTAGTATGGTTACCCCAGGGGCTGACCATAAAGAAAAAGCCTCCCCAGAGACAATTGCCAAATATACCCTCACCATGCTCAATAGGCGGGTCCCACCTGCTGTTCCAGGGATCATG tttttatctgGAGGGCAATCTGAAATGGAAGCTACTTTGAATCTTCATGCAATGAACCAAAGCCCAAACCCATGGCACGTGTCCTTCTCATATGCACGTGCCCTACAAAACTCTGTGCTCAAGGCATGGAAAGGGCAGCCTGAGAACATAGAAGCGGGCCAAAAAGCCCTTTTGGCCCGTGCAAAAGCAAATTCCTTGGCCCAACTTGGAAAGTACTCTGCAGAGGGTGAAAGTGATGACGCCAAGAAGGGAATGTTTGTTAAAGGGTATACCTATTAA
- the LOC111911267 gene encoding DNA replication complex GINS protein PSF3: MANYYDIDDILADEELVPAVFLEAVNGVGLFESNEANRVEPRSKVELPFWLARELHLRQAVSVTIPPCFNKKTREEIGADGAHVDLRSRSSYFYELGCKIVQLMGDKSIGSLLLVAFQTRYKEVLIKAHTAASSLTPKFLSSLTKEETKLYDAAKSSTAAFKTWRMGGPRFQKAAVLGRKRKPIGGE; this comes from the exons ATGGCAAACTATTATGATATTGATGACATTCTAGCAGACGAAGAG CTTGTTCCAGCAGTATTCCTGGAGGCAGTGAATGGAGTTGGTTTGTTTGAATCAAATGAAGCAAACAGG GTAGAACCAAGGTCAAAGGTAGAATTACCATTCTGGCTTGCAAGAGAACTGCACCTAAGACAAGCAGTATCTGTCACCATTCCTCCCTGTTTCAATAAAAA GACTAGGGAAGAAATAGGGGCTGATGGTGCACATGTGGACTTAAGATCTCGAAGCTCATATTTCTATGAGTTAGGATGCAAGATAGTTCAATT AATGGGTGACAAAAGCATTGGATCTTTACTATTGGTTGCTTTCCAGACAAGGTACAAAGAAGTCTTGATCAAGGCACATACTGCAGCATCATCACTCaccccaaaatttctatcttcaTTAACAAAAGAAGAAACTAAAT TGTATGATGCTGCTAAATCATCAACTGCTGcatttaaaacatggagaatGGGTGGACCAAGGTTTCAAAAGGCTGCTGTTCTTGGTAGGAAAAGGAAACCAATTGGTGGGGAGTAA